A single Thermomicrobiales bacterium DNA region contains:
- a CDS encoding TetR/AcrR family transcriptional regulator — translation MTKKAPEKTRQAIIDSSIQRILDHGAASLSMDAVAADAGVSKGGLLHHFPTKAALVEGVLTEQLQSFDEALRRELATEDESSAGRWHRAYIRATFDGDPAMPRILSQIWSVFQESWGVADEFYAASPTLQPPADGLMPGRALLIRAACDGWWYGEFFDWPLVTEAERAELREELLRLAR, via the coding sequence CAGGCGATCATTGATTCCTCGATTCAGCGCATATTGGATCACGGTGCTGCTTCGCTCTCGATGGATGCCGTTGCGGCTGACGCTGGAGTCAGTAAGGGTGGGCTACTGCACCACTTCCCGACAAAAGCCGCGCTGGTGGAAGGTGTCCTCACAGAACAGTTGCAGAGCTTCGACGAGGCTCTGCGCCGGGAGTTGGCTACAGAAGACGAGTCGAGCGCCGGTCGCTGGCATCGCGCCTATATTCGCGCGACGTTCGATGGTGACCCCGCCATGCCACGCATCCTTTCTCAGATCTGGTCCGTGTTCCAGGAGAGTTGGGGAGTTGCCGATGAGTTCTATGCCGCATCCCCGACGTTGCAACCGCCCGCCGACGGGCTCATGCCTGGTCGCGCTCTACTCATCCGCGCCGCTTGTGATGGTTGGTGGTACGGCGAATTCTTCGATTGGCCACTGGTAACAGAAGCCGAACGCGCCGAGCTTCGTGAAGAGCTTCTTCGGCTAGCCCGATGA